A genomic stretch from Xiphophorus maculatus strain JP 163 A chromosome 14, X_maculatus-5.0-male, whole genome shotgun sequence includes:
- the LOC102236856 gene encoding matrix metalloproteinase-14, protein MLPQLLSLACCLFCLHSVNANVLKAEAWLQKYGYLPPGDVRAQAIRSPQSIETAISAMQKFYGLTVTGTIDTNTLEAMSRPRCGVPDKFGPELKTNLRRKRYARQGLKWDKSEVTFSIENYTPKVGERATYDAIRKAFKVWESAIPLTFREIPFSQIRGKVDKYADIMLSFADGFHGDSTPFDGEGGFLAHAYFPGNGIGGDTHFDLAEPWTTGTVDQGGNDVFLVAVHELGHALGLEHSDEPSAIMAPFYQWFETENFQLPDDDRRGIQAIYGSKSGVPPPPPRPTKPSKPDKPDEGPDICEGHFDTIAILRGEKFVFKDKWFWRLRNDKVLPGYPRPAGQFWKGLPSNINAAYERSDGKFVFFKGERYWVYSESSLERGYPKSIKDLGTGLPKDKIDAALFYTPTGQTYFFKGTQYYRFNEQTHKVHSDYPKPISKWSGAPDNIKATFMSEDGSYTYFYKANKYWKFNNQHMKVESGYPKSVLRDWMGCDSEEPKKGRTVIIIEETEGGSWVAGVVIPLLLLVLVLLTLGALLFFRKYGTPRRLLYCKRSLLDKV, encoded by the exons GCGTGGCTGCAGAAGTATGGCTACCTGCCGCCGGGTGACGTCAGAGCCCAGGCCATCCGCTCACCGCAGTCGATTGAGACGGCGATCTCAGCCATGCAGAAGTTTTACGGACTGACCGTCACTGGAACCATAGACACCAACACACTAGA AGCAATGAGTCGGCCGCGGTGTGGCGTCCCGGACAAGTTCGGTCCAGAGCTGAAAACCAACCTGAGGAGGAAGAGATACGCGAGGCAAGGTCTGAAGTGGGACAAGTCTGAGGTCACCTTCAG CATAGAGAACTACACCCCCAAAGTGGGCGAGAGAGCCACGTATGACGCCATCCGAAAGGCCTTTAAGGTTTGGGAGAGCGCCATCCCGCTCACCTTCAGGGAGATTCCCTTCAGCCAGATCAGAGGGAAGGTCGACAAGTACGCCGACATCATGCTGTCCTTCGCCGACGGCTTTCACGGCGACAGCACCCCGTTCGACGGAGAGGGCGGCTTCCTGGCACACGCTTACTTCCCTGGTAACGGCATCGGGGGGGACACGCACTTTGACCTGGCCGAACCGTGGACCACCGGCACCGTGGATCAGGGAG GAAATGATGTTTTCCTGGTGGCGGTCCATGAACTGGGCCACGCTCTGGGTCTGGAGCACTCCGACGAGCCTTCAGCCATCATGGCCCCCTTCTACCAGTGGTTCGAAACAGAAAACTTCCAGCTGCCGGACGATGACCGCCGCGGCATCCAGGCTATTTATG GCTCCAAATCTGGAgttccccctcctcctcctcgtcccaCAAAGCCGTCCAAGCCTGACAAACCCGACGAAGGCCCCGACATATGCGAGGGACACTTTGACACCATCGCCATTCTCAGAGGGGAAAAGTTTGTCTTCAAG GACAAGTGGTTTTGGCGTCTGCGTAATGACAAGGTCTTACCTGGCTATCCCAGGCCAGCCGGTCAGTTCTGGAAGGGCCTTCCTTCAAACATCAACGCCGCGTACGAGAGGAGTGATGGGAAGTTTGTCTTCTTCAAGG GTGAGAGATACTGGGTTTACAGCGAGTCCAGCTTGGAGAGGGGTTATCCGAAGAGCATTAAAGACCTGGGCACCGGTCTCCCCAAAGACAAGATCGACGCCGCTCTCTTCTACACACCAACAGGACAGACGTACTTCTTCAAGGGAACTCA GTACTACCGGTTCAACGAACAGACTCACAAAGTGCACAGCGACTATCCAAAGCCCATCAGCAAGTGGAGCGGAGCCCCAGATAACATTAAAGCTACATTCATGAGTGAAGATGGAT CTTACACTTACTTCTACAAGGCCAACAAGTACTGGAAGTTCAACAACCAGCACATGAAGGTGGAGTCCGGCTACCCCAAGTCGGTGCTGCGCGACTGGATGGGCTGCGACAGCGAGGAGCCCAAGAAGGGCCGGACGGTGATCATCATCGAGGAGACGGAGGGCGGCTCCTGGGTGGCGGGCGTGGTCATCCCCCTCCTCCTGCTGGTGCTGGTGCTGCTCACGCTGGGAGCGCTTTTGTTCTTCAGGAAGTACGGCACGCCCCGACGCCTCCTCTACTGTAAGAGATCGCTGCTGGACAAGGTGTAG